In one Solanum lycopersicum chromosome 11, SLM_r2.1 genomic region, the following are encoded:
- the LOC101263371 gene encoding PHD finger-containing protein 1-like isoform X1, with amino-acid sequence MDSSISVSTVASEIVCLTCGDKGDVKLLVYCSQCRDSAVHHYCQEKITVDDDYADWICWDCAPKVAKDDQVRKSERISERLNRAFDVRAEWRRKLYHCKVKALRLDEARHDTSGEVQSPTAHSPFHVLQKEKPSFVDTKKHKDIGEECADVCYSEQHIEIVKAGITPLVGKRQEAYCSTLNNEEGGMIERAQVRGDSSVQDSKSAQSLGEIGKQQEMRKSSRKFVVCDDDGDFEGEGGAIGGTFSSSFPGEQNFPLDTLYGDPQVESVNCLSAEPVIDPIWRGCLIFNTESQSSINILAHLSNKACEKACIAATRLPVNLDVKLVSKNDVWPRSFQRLQPTDCSIAVYLFPELEEDENSYDALLEDVIENDLAMSATIDDVELLIFSSCVLPQKHWRLRRKYYLWGVFKHKPSRSRIPTCNILAQTSSIQNAATSDLPNEVEGAHTGSSQQDQSFPSPLSIEKGVDSGSPLGRFPSPLSIVKGVDSGSPPGRFPSPLSIVKGVDSASPPGCFPSPLSSCCDITSTKDSPCHHEN; translated from the exons ATGGATTCTTCTATATCTGTCTCTACTGTGGCTTCG GAAATTGTTTGTCTAACATGTGGGGATAAAGGAGATGTCAAGCTTCTTGTATACTGCTCACAATGTCGTGATTCTGCTGTACACCA CTATTGCCAAGAGAAAATCACTGTTGATGATGACTATGCCGATTGGATATGTTGGGATTGCGCTCCCAAAGTTGCTAAGGATGATCAGGTCAGAAAGAGTGAACGGATAAGTGAGCGATTAAACCGTGCTTTTGATGTTCGAGCTGAATGGAGAAGAAAGCTTTACCATTGTAAAGTAAAAGCTCTAAGGTTAGATGAGGCTAGACATGACACAAGCGGAGAAGTTCAATCACCTACAGCCCATAGTCCTTTTCACGTTTTGCAAAAGGAGAAGCCTTCATTCGTTGATACTAAGAAACACAAAGACATTGGAGAAGAGTGTGCAGATGTATGCTATTCTGAACAGCATATTGAAATAGTAAAAGCAGGGATCACTCCACTAGTAGGTAAACGCCAGGAAGCTTATTGTTCAACATTGAACAACGAGGAAGGTGGAATGATAGAAAGAGCTCAAGTAAGAGGTGACTCTTCTGTGCAAGATTCAAAGAGTGCTCAGTCACTTGGTGAAATTGGAAAACAACAAGAGATGAGAAAGTCAAGCAGGAAGTTTGTAGTTTGTGATGATGACGGTGATTTTGAGGGAGAGGGTGGGGCAATTggtggaactttttcttcttcattcccTGGTGAGCAAAATTTTCCACTTGACACTTTGTATGGTGATCCTCAAGTGGAATCTGTGAATTGTTTGTCAGCGGAGCCAGTTATTGATCCCATTTGGAG GGGATGTTTAATCTTCAATACAGAGAGTCAAAGCAGTATTAATATCTTAGCTCATTTGTCAAACAAAGCCTGTGAAAAGGCGTGTATAGCAGCAACTAGGCTTCCTGTGAATCTTGATGTAAAACTTGTGTCCAAGAATGATGTATGGCCAAGGAGTTTCCAGAGGTTGCAACCAACAGACTGCAGTATTGCTGTGTATCTCTTTCCCGAGCTAGAAGA GGATGAAAATTCTTATGATGCTCTATTGGAAGATGTTATTGAGAATGATCTTGCTATGAGCGCCACAATTGACGATGTGGAGCTTTTGATTTTTTCATCTTGTGTTCTGCCACAGAAACATTGGA GGCTTCGTAGAAAGTACTATTTGTGGGGCGTGTTTAAACATAAGCCATCACGCTCAAGAATACCAACTTGTAACATTCTTGCACAAACTAGCAGCATTCAGAATGCAGCTACTAGTGATCTCCCAAATGAAGTCGAAGGTGCACATACAGGTAGTTCTCAGCAGGACCAGAGTTTCCCAAGTCCCTTGAGCATAGAGAAAGGCGTGGATTCTGGCAGTCCTCTAGGTCGCTTCCCAAGTCCCTTGAGCATCGTGAAAGGTGTGGATTCTGGCAGTCCTCCGGGTCGCTTCCCAAGTCCCTTGAGCATAGTGAAAGGTGTGGATTCTGCCAGTCCTCCGGGTTGCTTCCCAAGTCCCTTGAGCTCCTGTTGTGACATTACCTCTACAAAAGATTCTCCTTGCCATCATGAGAACTGA
- the LOC101263371 gene encoding PHD finger-containing protein 1-like isoform X2, with amino-acid sequence MSHVVAVRFYRNEIVCLTCGDKGDVKLLVYCSQCRDSAVHHYCQEKITVDDDYADWICWDCAPKVAKDDQVRKSERISERLNRAFDVRAEWRRKLYHCKVKALRLDEARHDTSGEVQSPTAHSPFHVLQKEKPSFVDTKKHKDIGEECADVCYSEQHIEIVKAGITPLVGKRQEAYCSTLNNEEGGMIERAQVRGDSSVQDSKSAQSLGEIGKQQEMRKSSRKFVVCDDDGDFEGEGGAIGGTFSSSFPGEQNFPLDTLYGDPQVESVNCLSAEPVIDPIWRGCLIFNTESQSSINILAHLSNKACEKACIAATRLPVNLDVKLVSKNDVWPRSFQRLQPTDCSIAVYLFPELEEDENSYDALLEDVIENDLAMSATIDDVELLIFSSCVLPQKHWRLRRKYYLWGVFKHKPSRSRIPTCNILAQTSSIQNAATSDLPNEVEGAHTGSSQQDQSFPSPLSIEKGVDSGSPLGRFPSPLSIVKGVDSGSPPGRFPSPLSIVKGVDSASPPGCFPSPLSSCCDITSTKDSPCHHEN; translated from the exons ATGAGTCATGTTGTTGCAGTCAGATTCTATAGAAAT GAAATTGTTTGTCTAACATGTGGGGATAAAGGAGATGTCAAGCTTCTTGTATACTGCTCACAATGTCGTGATTCTGCTGTACACCA CTATTGCCAAGAGAAAATCACTGTTGATGATGACTATGCCGATTGGATATGTTGGGATTGCGCTCCCAAAGTTGCTAAGGATGATCAGGTCAGAAAGAGTGAACGGATAAGTGAGCGATTAAACCGTGCTTTTGATGTTCGAGCTGAATGGAGAAGAAAGCTTTACCATTGTAAAGTAAAAGCTCTAAGGTTAGATGAGGCTAGACATGACACAAGCGGAGAAGTTCAATCACCTACAGCCCATAGTCCTTTTCACGTTTTGCAAAAGGAGAAGCCTTCATTCGTTGATACTAAGAAACACAAAGACATTGGAGAAGAGTGTGCAGATGTATGCTATTCTGAACAGCATATTGAAATAGTAAAAGCAGGGATCACTCCACTAGTAGGTAAACGCCAGGAAGCTTATTGTTCAACATTGAACAACGAGGAAGGTGGAATGATAGAAAGAGCTCAAGTAAGAGGTGACTCTTCTGTGCAAGATTCAAAGAGTGCTCAGTCACTTGGTGAAATTGGAAAACAACAAGAGATGAGAAAGTCAAGCAGGAAGTTTGTAGTTTGTGATGATGACGGTGATTTTGAGGGAGAGGGTGGGGCAATTggtggaactttttcttcttcattcccTGGTGAGCAAAATTTTCCACTTGACACTTTGTATGGTGATCCTCAAGTGGAATCTGTGAATTGTTTGTCAGCGGAGCCAGTTATTGATCCCATTTGGAG GGGATGTTTAATCTTCAATACAGAGAGTCAAAGCAGTATTAATATCTTAGCTCATTTGTCAAACAAAGCCTGTGAAAAGGCGTGTATAGCAGCAACTAGGCTTCCTGTGAATCTTGATGTAAAACTTGTGTCCAAGAATGATGTATGGCCAAGGAGTTTCCAGAGGTTGCAACCAACAGACTGCAGTATTGCTGTGTATCTCTTTCCCGAGCTAGAAGA GGATGAAAATTCTTATGATGCTCTATTGGAAGATGTTATTGAGAATGATCTTGCTATGAGCGCCACAATTGACGATGTGGAGCTTTTGATTTTTTCATCTTGTGTTCTGCCACAGAAACATTGGA GGCTTCGTAGAAAGTACTATTTGTGGGGCGTGTTTAAACATAAGCCATCACGCTCAAGAATACCAACTTGTAACATTCTTGCACAAACTAGCAGCATTCAGAATGCAGCTACTAGTGATCTCCCAAATGAAGTCGAAGGTGCACATACAGGTAGTTCTCAGCAGGACCAGAGTTTCCCAAGTCCCTTGAGCATAGAGAAAGGCGTGGATTCTGGCAGTCCTCTAGGTCGCTTCCCAAGTCCCTTGAGCATCGTGAAAGGTGTGGATTCTGGCAGTCCTCCGGGTCGCTTCCCAAGTCCCTTGAGCATAGTGAAAGGTGTGGATTCTGCCAGTCCTCCGGGTTGCTTCCCAAGTCCCTTGAGCTCCTGTTGTGACATTACCTCTACAAAAGATTCTCCTTGCCATCATGAGAACTGA
- the LOC101244542 gene encoding probable Histone-lysine N-methyltransferase ATXR5 isoform X1, producing MAPSSSASPVAGLSRPVAQRKVHPSADYRRRPRMSVSPPPKKFRSMVEIMKVATRVELPEESEESEEEDDYEEVVCEQCGSGERPDELLLCDECNKGFHMLCLSPIVVRVPMKLWHCPHCSADQHRVIKSFSQKKIVDFFRIQKESQMVVKCSSAQVDIKKRRKRSLVFHKRRRRLSLYIPTEDPHRKLVQMASLASALTALDMEFSDELTYMPGMARKSANSANFESGGMQVLSKEDTETLEQCRAMYKRGECPPLMVVFDSREGYTVEADGPIKDLTILAEYTGDVDYIRNRQEDDCDSMMTLLLARDPSKSLVICPDKRGNISRFINGINNHSPEGKKKQNLKCVRYSVKGACHVLLVTIRDIAKGERLYYDYNGYEHEYPTHHFV from the exons ATGGCTCCATCAAGCTCTGCTTCGCCAGTGGCGGGTTTATCGAGACCGGTAGCTCAACGGAAGGTTCATCCATCAGCTGACTACCGTCGTCGACCGCGGATGTCAGTATCGCCGCCGCCGAAGAAATTCAGGTCGATGGTGGAGATCATGAAAGTAGCGACGCGTGTCGAGTTACCGGAGGAATCAGAGGAATCGGAGGAAGAAGATGATTATGAAGAAGTTGTATGTGAACAATGTGGCTCTGGAGAAAGGCCAGATGAGTTGTTACTGTGTGATGAATGTAACAAAGGGTTTCATATGTTATGCCTTAGTCCTATTGTAGTTCGTGTTCCCATGAAACTATGGCATTGTCCTCATTGCTCTGCTGATCAACATCGCGTAATCAAAA GTTTTTCGCAAAAGAAGATAGTTGATTTCTTTCGGATTCAGAAAGAGAGTCAAATGGTGGTGAAATGTTCATCTGCTCAAG TAGATATCAAAAAACGTCGGAAGCGTTCACTAGTTTTCCACAAGAGACGCAGAAGGCTATCACTATATATTCCAACAGAAGATCCTCACAGGAAGCTAGTTCAAATGGCATCTCTTGCTTCTGCACTGACAGCTCTCGATATGGAATTCAGCGATGAGCTAACTTACATGCCTGGCATGGCTCGTAAATCTGCTAACAGTGCCAACTTTGAAAGTGGTGGAATGCAG GTTCTCTCAAAAGAAGACACTGAAACCCTGGAGCAGTGTAGAGCTATGTATAAAAGAGGGGAATGCCCTCCTCTGATGGTAGTTTTTGATTCTCGTGAAGG CTATACTGTAGAAGCTGATGGGCCTATAAAGGACTTGACAATATTAGCAGAATATACAGGCGATGTGGATTATATCAGGAATCGGCAGGAGGATGATTGTGATAGCATGATGACCCTTCTTTTAGCAAGAGATCCATCAAAAAGTCTTGTTATCTGCCCTGATAAGCGAGGAAACATTTCTCGGTTTATCAATGGCATAAATAACCATTCACC GGAGGGTAAGAAGAAGCAGAACCTGAAATGTGTGAGATACAGTGTAAAGGGCGCATGTCATGTTCTTCTGGTTACAATTCGTGATATCGCCAAGGGAGAGCGGCTGTACTATGATTACAATGGATACGAGCATGAATATCCAACACATCATTTTGTTTAA
- the LOC101263074 gene encoding uncharacterized WD repeat-containing protein C18H10.05, which yields MMKTMQVEEVFFDSADSLVLEEEELGCGKKNLGYDVWLMEPESVTSRRGKFLNEMGFVGLDCLPSAASDEFDSMGLNRIVESSEAVCSSASEEEFMCNERESSGNANSLTDEPDQTWFDDDCTSSRSTDEQHTCFDATSDHAHGKDSNLKNKKMKKWWKQFSLKMSKSQITDAFKTSNEIFTEKQKVTPKKVHLNKKKINEFSAIYCGQEISAHSGLIWTMKFSPDGKYLASAGEDGVVRIWLVTVDSSSESPNFSLSSHSVKGKHGHKKNKSCYTPVIVPKNTFKIDESPLHEFHGHTAGILDLAWSSSNCVLSSSKDKTVRLWKVGLDGCQGVFHHKNYVTCIQFNPVDENIFISGSIDGKVRIWGVPGKRVLEWADAHDIVTAVAYQPNGQGFIVGCISGTCRFYELNESVLSLNTQVHLHRRKKSSGSRITGIQFFENDSRRVMITSEDSKIHILDGVEIVHKYKGLSKSGSHTSATFSSTGKHIVSVGEDSRVYLWDNADINIQASKQTKSIRSCEHFLSEGISVAIPWSGQATTVGDSENSISSNFDPLRRGEHQEVSSKTRDSRRFSVGNWFSMDVSFRGSVTWPEEMLLPDDPPIAENDEHLCTSNDDHLHQHNKNLNYRALSPAWGLVIVTAGWDGKIRTFHNYGLPVRV from the exons ATGATGAAAACAATGCAAGTAGAAGAAGTTTTCTTTGATTCTGCTGATTCTTTGGTGTTGGAGGAAGAGGAACTAGGTTGTGGGAAAAAGAATTTGGGGTATGACGTATGGTTGATGGAGCCAGAAAGTGTGACGAGTCGACGAGGGAAGTTTTTGAATGAAATGGGATTTGTTGGACTTGACTGCCTACCTAGTGCAGCCAGTGATGAATTTGATTCAATGGGGTTGAACAGGATTGTGGAGAGTAGTGAAGCAGTTTGTAGTTCTGCTTCAGAGGAAGAGTTTATGTGTAATGAAAGGGAATCTAGTGGTAATGCGAATTCATTGACCGATGAACCAGATCAGACTTGGTTTGATGATGATTGCACTTCTTCGCGTTCTACAGATGAACAACATACTTGTTTTGATGCTACTTCCGATCACGCACACGGTAAGGATAGTAActtgaaaaacaagaaaatgaagaagtggtGGAAACAATTTAGCCTAAAGATGAGTAAAAGTCAAATTACTGATGCATTTAAGACTTCTAATGAGATATTCACTGAAAAGCAGAAAGTAACTCCAAAGAAAGTGCAcctgaacaagaagaaaattaatgaGTTTAGTGCGATTTACTGTGGACAAGAAATCAGTGCTCACAGTGGCCTTATTTGGACAATGAAGTTTAGCCCTGATGGGAAATATTTGGCTAGTGCTGGTGAAGATGGGGTTGTTCGGATTTGGCTAGTCACAGTTGATTCATCAAGTGAATCACCTAACTTCAGTTTAAGCAGTCACAGTGTCAAAGGCAAGCACGGACATAAAAAGAACAAGTCTTGTTATACCCCTGTTATTGTTCCTAAGAATACATTCAAAATCGATGAGTCGCCGCTGCATGAATTTCATGGCCATACTGCTGGCATATTGGACCTTGCTTGGTCCTCATCTAAC TGTGTTCTATCGTCATCCAAAGATAAAACTGTTCGTCTATGGAAAGTTGGTTTGGATGGATGTCAAGGAGTTTTTCATCACAAAAATTATG TGACATGCATCCAGTTCAATCCTGTTGATGAGAACATCTTCATCAGTGGCTCCATAGATGGAAAAGTTCGTATTTGGGGAGTTCCAGGAAAACGAGTTCTGGAATGGGCCGATGCTCATGATATTGTAACTGCGGTAGCTTATCAGCCAAATGGCCAA GGCTTTATAGTTGGTTGTATATCTGGTACTTGCCGCTTCTATGAATTAAACG AAAGCGTACTTTCCTTGAACACACAAGTACATCTTCATAGAAGGAAGAAATCTTCTGGTAGCAGAATCACCGGCATTCAG TTTTTCGAAAATGACTCCCGAAGAGTTATGATAACATCAGAGGATTCCAAAATCCATATTCTTGATGGGGTCGAGATTGTGCATAAATATAAAG GTCTATCGAAATCAGGAAGCCATACATCTGCTACATTTAGCTCAACTGGAAAACACATAGTATCAGTCGGGGAAGACTCACGTGTCTATCTCTGGGACAATGCTGATATAAACATCCAAGCATCCAAACAAACAAAATCCATACGATCCTGTGAGCATTTCCTCTCGGAAGGCATTTCTGTTGCAATACCGTGGTCAGGGCAGGCAACAACAGTAGGGGATTCAGAAAATTCTATCAGTTCCAACTTTGATCCACTAAGGAGGGGTGAACATCAAGAGGTTTCTTCTAAGACTCGAGATTCAAGACGATTTTCTGTAGGAAACTGGTTTTCTATGGACGTGTCATTTAGGGGCTCCGTAACATGGCCAGAAGAAATGCTTCTTCCAGACGATCCACCCATCGCTGAAAATGATGAACACCTTTGCACTTCCAATGATGATCATCTTCATCAACATAACAAGAACCTGAACTACAGAGCGTTGTCCCCGGCATGGGGCCTTGTCATTGTGACAGCTGGTTGGGATGGTAAGATTCGGACATTCCACAACTATGGATTGCCTGTCCGGGTTTAA
- the LOC101244542 gene encoding probable Histone-lysine N-methyltransferase ATXR5 isoform X2, producing MAPSSSASPVAGLSRPVAQRKVHPSADYRRRPRMSVSPPPKKFRSMVEIMKVATRVELPEESEESEEEDDYEEVVCEQCGSGERPDELLLCDECNKGFHMLCLSPIVVRVPMKLWHCPHCSADQHRVIKSFSQKKIVDFFRIQKESQMVVKCSSAQDIKKRRKRSLVFHKRRRRLSLYIPTEDPHRKLVQMASLASALTALDMEFSDELTYMPGMARKSANSANFESGGMQVLSKEDTETLEQCRAMYKRGECPPLMVVFDSREGYTVEADGPIKDLTILAEYTGDVDYIRNRQEDDCDSMMTLLLARDPSKSLVICPDKRGNISRFINGINNHSPEGKKKQNLKCVRYSVKGACHVLLVTIRDIAKGERLYYDYNGYEHEYPTHHFV from the exons ATGGCTCCATCAAGCTCTGCTTCGCCAGTGGCGGGTTTATCGAGACCGGTAGCTCAACGGAAGGTTCATCCATCAGCTGACTACCGTCGTCGACCGCGGATGTCAGTATCGCCGCCGCCGAAGAAATTCAGGTCGATGGTGGAGATCATGAAAGTAGCGACGCGTGTCGAGTTACCGGAGGAATCAGAGGAATCGGAGGAAGAAGATGATTATGAAGAAGTTGTATGTGAACAATGTGGCTCTGGAGAAAGGCCAGATGAGTTGTTACTGTGTGATGAATGTAACAAAGGGTTTCATATGTTATGCCTTAGTCCTATTGTAGTTCGTGTTCCCATGAAACTATGGCATTGTCCTCATTGCTCTGCTGATCAACATCGCGTAATCAAAA GTTTTTCGCAAAAGAAGATAGTTGATTTCTTTCGGATTCAGAAAGAGAGTCAAATGGTGGTGAAATGTTCATCTGCTCAAG ATATCAAAAAACGTCGGAAGCGTTCACTAGTTTTCCACAAGAGACGCAGAAGGCTATCACTATATATTCCAACAGAAGATCCTCACAGGAAGCTAGTTCAAATGGCATCTCTTGCTTCTGCACTGACAGCTCTCGATATGGAATTCAGCGATGAGCTAACTTACATGCCTGGCATGGCTCGTAAATCTGCTAACAGTGCCAACTTTGAAAGTGGTGGAATGCAG GTTCTCTCAAAAGAAGACACTGAAACCCTGGAGCAGTGTAGAGCTATGTATAAAAGAGGGGAATGCCCTCCTCTGATGGTAGTTTTTGATTCTCGTGAAGG CTATACTGTAGAAGCTGATGGGCCTATAAAGGACTTGACAATATTAGCAGAATATACAGGCGATGTGGATTATATCAGGAATCGGCAGGAGGATGATTGTGATAGCATGATGACCCTTCTTTTAGCAAGAGATCCATCAAAAAGTCTTGTTATCTGCCCTGATAAGCGAGGAAACATTTCTCGGTTTATCAATGGCATAAATAACCATTCACC GGAGGGTAAGAAGAAGCAGAACCTGAAATGTGTGAGATACAGTGTAAAGGGCGCATGTCATGTTCTTCTGGTTACAATTCGTGATATCGCCAAGGGAGAGCGGCTGTACTATGATTACAATGGATACGAGCATGAATATCCAACACATCATTTTGTTTAA
- the LOC101244245 gene encoding protein MKS1 produces MDFPPPDFFAGVSDGRPSPTRRELQGPRPAPLKVNKDSYKIKKPPVAPPPHPPPHTAAVAPAATTQNPQTVIIYAVSPKVYHTTVSDFMSVVQRLTGSTTSSMETSTSGSGSGSADGNLSPAAKLASMEKASSPSTTVPPPAAAAVGMETFDSMDILDILGNSSVEMCQIPGILSPAPATLPPVSPPGLFSPFPTDPFMIMLSPSPSTLFSAPLISPSPSASDLFHPFFDF; encoded by the coding sequence atggattttccacCACCGGACTTTTTCGCCGGCGTTTCCGACGGAAGACCATCTCCGACCCGGAGAGAACTACAAGGTCCTCGTCCAGCTCCTCTTAAAGTCAACAAAGATTCCTACAAGATCAAAAAACCTCCGGTCGCTCCTCCGCCGCATCCTCCACCACATACCGCCGCGGTAGCCCCGGCGGCAACGACCCAAAACCCCCAAACGGTGATTATCTACGCTGTTTCGCCGAAAGTGTATCACACGACGGTTAGTGACTTTATGAGTGTTGTACAAAGACTTACTGGATCTACTACTTCCTCGATGGAAACATCGACATCTGGGTCGGGTTCGGGTTCTGCTGATGGGAACTTATCGCCGGCGGCGAAATTGGCATCTATGGAAAAAGCTAGTAGTCCATCTACTACAGTTCCTCCgcctgctgctgctgctgttggTATGGAAACATTTGATTCGATGGATATTTTGGATATACTCGGAAATTCAAGCGTAGAAATGTGTCAGATCCCGGGGATTTTATCGCCGGCGCCGGCGACTTTACCGCCAGTATCGCCGCCGGGATTATTTTCTCCGTTTCCGACGGATCCGTTTATGATTATGTTAAGTCCAAGTCCGTCAACGTTGTTTTCAGCTCCGTTGATTTCGCCGTCTCCGTCAGCTTCTGATCTATTCCATCCATTCTTTGACTTTTAG
- the LOC101243947 gene encoding U-box domain-containing protein 27-like: MRKDDLYVTVPSFFRCPISLDVMKSPVSLCTGVTYDRSSIQRWLDSGNNTCPATMQVLQTKDLVPNYTLQRLIQIWSESVRAQRSDTESNRVNSVSHDQVRELIKQFVNEFRVHSELEVNSDRLSKLLGFSEESAENLRFVASVAAESDFLAILTSFLVHNPKNLKVVEKIVPLWKMLLVERGSLSKIGKANDIYPAIIFALRNGSSKLKMEMSKALEFITSTDSEAKSSLSENSDLYSVLLSFSTINTDWNPDLMEVSVSCLISLAMLRKNRVKLVKAGAVKSVGKALSTTEMGTGLTDKVLRLLELISTCKEGRLELCNDGDCVQAIVKKVLKVSNEATEHAVTILWSLCCLFRDHRAQESVAKSNGMAKILLLLQSNCSPAVRQMAADLLKVFRVNSKAVSCLSTSYDTKTTHIMPF; this comes from the coding sequence atgcggaaggaTGATCTGTACGTAACGGTGCCGAGTTTTTTCCGGTGTCCGATATCACTCGACGTGATGAAATCTCCGGTGAGTTTATGCACCGGAGTTACTTATGACCGGAGTAGCATCCAGCGGTGGCTTGACAGCGGTAATAATACATGTCCGGCCACCATGCAAGTGCTACAAACTAAGGACCTTGTACCTAACTATACACTACAACGACTCATCCAGATCTGGTCTGAGTCGGTCCGGGCTCAGCGTTCCGATACGGAGTCTAACCGAGTTAACTCAGTTAGTCACGATCAAGTTCGTGAGCTAATTAAACAGTTTGTAAACGAATTCCGAGTTCACTCTGAGTTGGAGGTGAACTCGGATCGGTTATCGAAGCTTTTAGGTTTCTCAGAAGAATCAGCTGAGAATCTTCGATTTGTGGCTTCTGTAGCGGCGGAGAGTGATTTTCTCGCGATTCTCACTTCGTTCCTTGTTCACAACCCTAAAAATCTTAAAGTTGTGGAGAAAATTGTACCTCTATGGAAAATGCTGTTGGTTGAACGAGGTTCCTTATCGAAAATCGGGAAAGCAAACGATATATATCCGGCGATAATATTTGCTCTGAGAAATGGAAGTTCAAAGTTGAAAATGGAGATGTCAAAAGCTTTAGAGTTCATCACATCAACCGATTCCGAAGCTAAATCATCCTTATCAGAAAACTCCGATTTATACTCAGTTTTATTGAGTTTTTCAACAATCAATACCGATTGGAATCCCGATTTAATGGAAGTCTCTGTTTCCTGTTTAATTTCTCTCGCAATGCTTCGTAAAAACCGGGTGAAGCTTGTAAAAGCCGGCGCGGTGAAATCAGTCGGAAAAGCATTGTCGACAACGGAGATGGGAACCGGATTAACAGATAAAGTATTGAGATTATTAGAACTGATATCTACTTGTAAAGAAGGAAGATTAGAACTGTGTAACGACGGAGATTGTGTACAAGCGATAGTGAAGAAAGTATTGAAAGTATCAAACGAAGCAACGGAACATGCAGTAACGATTCTATGGAGTTTGTGTTGCCTTTTCCGGGATCACCGGGCACAGGAATCGGTAGCGAAGAGTAACGGTATGGCGAagatattgttattgttacaAAGTAATTGCTCGCCGGCGGTGAGACAAATGGCCGCCGATTTACTGAAGGTTTTTAGAGTGAATTCCAAAGCAGTTTCTTGTCTTTCTACTAGCTATGATACTAAAACTACTCACATCATGCCATTTTGA